A window from Streptomyces sp. NBC_00335 encodes these proteins:
- the modA gene encoding molybdate ABC transporter substrate-binding protein, whose amino-acid sequence MSPILPLNRRTAALALSAALLVPALAACGSGDDKKDAAAASPSASGSAAPKAANLTVLAAASLTDVFKTAGAAYEKAHPGTKVTFSFAGSQELAAQVKQGAPADALVTADTKTMTGLLAQTNDPTVIAKNRLVIATGKGNPFKVAGLKDLADTKLKVVLAAPEVPVGRYSKQILDAQKIEVKPVSQEPNVRAVLSKVELGEADAGLVYKTDTLKSGDKVAVVEIPDAENAVASYPAASLKDSKNAEAAAAFVAWLSTPEAQKILQDAGFQKP is encoded by the coding sequence ATGTCCCCGATCCTGCCCCTGAACCGCCGTACGGCCGCGCTCGCCCTCTCCGCCGCCCTGCTCGTGCCGGCGCTCGCCGCCTGCGGCAGCGGCGACGACAAGAAGGACGCGGCCGCAGCCTCCCCGAGCGCCTCCGGGTCCGCCGCGCCCAAGGCCGCGAACCTGACGGTGCTCGCCGCCGCCTCCCTCACCGACGTCTTCAAGACCGCCGGCGCGGCGTACGAGAAGGCGCACCCGGGCACCAAGGTCACCTTCTCCTTCGCCGGTTCGCAGGAGCTCGCCGCCCAGGTCAAGCAGGGCGCCCCCGCCGACGCGCTGGTCACCGCCGACACCAAGACCATGACGGGCCTGCTGGCCCAGACCAACGACCCGACGGTCATCGCCAAGAACCGTCTGGTCATCGCCACCGGCAAGGGCAACCCGTTCAAGGTCGCCGGCCTCAAGGACCTCGCCGACACCAAGCTCAAGGTCGTGCTGGCCGCGCCCGAGGTCCCGGTGGGCCGCTACAGCAAGCAGATCCTCGACGCGCAGAAGATCGAGGTGAAGCCGGTGTCCCAGGAGCCCAACGTCCGCGCCGTGCTGAGCAAGGTCGAGCTGGGCGAGGCCGACGCCGGTCTGGTCTACAAGACCGACACCCTCAAGTCCGGTGACAAGGTCGCCGTCGTGGAGATCCCGGACGCCGAGAACGCCGTGGCCTCGTACCCGGCCGCCTCGCTCAAGGATTCCAAGAACGCCGAGGCCGCGGCCGCGTTCGTGGCCTGGCTGAGCACCCCCGAGGCCCAGAAGATCCTCCAGGACGCGGGCTTCCAGAAGCCGTAA
- a CDS encoding TOBE domain-containing protein, whose protein sequence is MQSYTIGQAARLLGVSPDTARRWADAGRVTTHRDDSGRRLIDGRALAAFSVEVAQGAHAEDGETHTSARNAFPGIVTAVKLGDVAAQVEIQAGPHRLVSLLTREAVDELGLEVGMRATARVKSTSVHIDRA, encoded by the coding sequence ATGCAGTCCTACACCATCGGTCAGGCGGCCCGTCTTCTGGGCGTCAGCCCTGACACCGCACGCCGCTGGGCCGACGCCGGCCGCGTCACCACCCATCGCGACGACAGCGGTCGCCGGCTGATCGACGGCCGTGCCCTGGCCGCCTTCTCCGTCGAGGTGGCGCAAGGGGCCCACGCCGAGGACGGCGAGACCCATACGTCGGCGCGCAACGCCTTCCCCGGGATCGTGACCGCCGTCAAGCTCGGCGACGTTGCCGCCCAGGTCGAGATCCAGGCCGGTCCCCACCGCCTGGTCTCCCTGCTCACCCGGGAGGCAGTCGACGAGCTCGGGCTGGAGGTGGGCATGCGGGCCACCGCCCGTGTGAAGTCCACCAGCGTGCACATCGACCGCGCCTGA
- a CDS encoding RNA-binding S4 domain-containing protein yields the protein MAEEGTVGAGSGAGSARVDVWIWSVRLTKTRAIAATACRAGHVRVNGERAKPAQAVRAGDEVRLFHAGRERIVVVRRPVSKRVGAPVAAECLTDNSPPPPTPVEAAVVGIRDRGAGRPTKRERREIETLRGGR from the coding sequence ATGGCTGAAGAGGGAACCGTGGGTGCGGGATCGGGTGCGGGGTCGGCGCGGGTCGACGTGTGGATCTGGTCGGTCCGGCTGACGAAGACGCGGGCGATCGCCGCCACGGCGTGCCGGGCGGGACACGTGCGGGTCAACGGGGAGCGCGCGAAGCCGGCGCAGGCAGTGCGGGCCGGGGACGAGGTGCGCCTCTTCCATGCGGGGCGGGAGCGCATCGTGGTGGTCCGGCGCCCGGTGTCCAAGCGGGTCGGCGCCCCGGTCGCCGCGGAATGCCTGACGGACAACAGCCCGCCCCCGCCGACCCCGGTCGAGGCCGCGGTGGTCGGCATCCGCGACCGCGGCGCGGGCCGCCCGACGAAGCGCGAACGCCGAGAGATCGAAACCCTGCGGGGCGGCCGGTAG
- a CDS encoding carbohydrate binding domain-containing protein: MPRSRGAVGPCFEEQTLRSRTRSRLRGRSTALALAVAGCLAAALPAAGASLAEAATASPAAATAAGDGTATVFYYTKTRNWAAYNLHWAPDGGSWTTVPGTGMEAACTDWVKKTVSLGAAAGLQATFNNGQGTWDNNGGKNYALGTGVITVKDGVVAHSDPCAADPGTGTGTGASATVYYSTATVGWPTVNLHWAPTGGSWTTAPGTGMDPACTGWVKKTVPLGTAAGLAATFNNGNGTWDNNNGRNYALGTGLSTVKNTTVTANAADPCAAVVPDTTAPTVPANLRASATDVSTVVTWDAATDDRGVTGYQVTRSGGTKGTVVTSVTSTVLTESGLEERTAYTYTVKAVDAAGNLSASSAAAVATTGTRPPAPAGSAPLGGDPRKDPIYFVLTARFNDGDSANNRGGSQDVKSGNAANNDPMFRGDFKGLVEKLDYVKALGFSAIWITPVVLNRSDYDYHGYHGYDFYKVDPRLESAGASYQDLINAAHAKGVKIYQDVVYNHSARWGAKGLFTPTVFGVRDAQWSWYYDEKQAGFEYDGLTVDPKSGKSYYNGDLWSTAEPAGNTCVNWGAATQYKSAEGYTIYNCQWPNPTSGMFPKALFHQCWIGNWEGEDARSCWIHEDLADFNTENTAVQNYLIGAYNKYIDMGVDGFRVDTAVHIPRVTWNRRFLPAIQQRVAQQFGAQKAQDFYVFGEVGSFVNDKWNRGSANQSAQYYTWKESATYSADDATAAVQQYTTDNDPAKQPTSTNAFLNGNLYHAPDHSKFSGMNVIDMRMHMNFGDANNAFQNGKDSDDSYNDATYNVVYVDSHDFGPGKSSTRYAGGTEAWAENMALMWTFRGIPTLYYGSETEFQAGKQIDCGPTCPLAGTGRAYYGDKIAGSVTASGFSKVATATGPVAATLESPLVKHLQRLNEIRRAVPALQMGQYSTEGVSGGMAFKRRYTDTATGVDSFALVAVTGAATYTGVPNGTYKDAVTGDVKAVTGGTLSVPAPGKGNLRVYVLDLGGSNAAPGKVGATGPYLK; the protein is encoded by the coding sequence ATGCCGCGGAGCCGCGGGGCTGTTGGGCCCTGCTTCGAGGAGCAGACCTTGAGATCACGTACACGATCACGTCTTAGAGGGCGGTCCACGGCCCTGGCCCTGGCCGTCGCCGGGTGCCTGGCCGCCGCGTTGCCGGCCGCCGGAGCCTCTCTCGCCGAGGCGGCCACCGCCTCCCCTGCCGCCGCGACGGCTGCCGGCGACGGCACGGCGACGGTCTTCTACTACACCAAGACCCGCAACTGGGCCGCATACAACCTGCATTGGGCCCCCGACGGCGGCAGCTGGACGACCGTACCCGGCACCGGGATGGAAGCCGCCTGTACCGACTGGGTGAAGAAGACCGTCAGCCTCGGCGCGGCCGCCGGCCTCCAGGCGACCTTCAACAACGGCCAGGGGACCTGGGACAACAACGGGGGCAAGAACTACGCCCTGGGCACCGGGGTCATCACCGTCAAGGACGGGGTCGTGGCCCACAGCGACCCGTGCGCCGCGGACCCGGGCACCGGCACGGGGACCGGTGCGAGCGCCACCGTCTACTACTCGACGGCGACGGTCGGCTGGCCGACCGTCAACCTGCACTGGGCCCCGACCGGCGGCTCCTGGACCACCGCCCCCGGCACCGGCATGGACCCGGCCTGCACGGGCTGGGTGAAGAAGACGGTCCCGCTCGGCACGGCCGCCGGACTCGCCGCCACCTTCAACAACGGCAACGGCACCTGGGACAACAACAACGGCAGGAACTACGCCCTCGGCACCGGCCTGTCCACGGTGAAGAACACCACCGTCACCGCGAACGCCGCCGATCCGTGCGCCGCCGTCGTCCCCGACACGACCGCGCCCACCGTGCCCGCGAACCTGCGGGCCTCCGCCACCGACGTGTCCACCGTCGTGACCTGGGACGCCGCCACCGACGACCGGGGAGTGACCGGCTACCAGGTCACCCGCTCGGGCGGCACCAAGGGCACCGTCGTCACGTCCGTCACCTCCACGGTCCTCACCGAATCCGGCCTGGAGGAGCGCACCGCCTACACCTACACGGTCAAGGCGGTGGACGCCGCCGGGAACCTCTCCGCCTCCTCCGCCGCGGCCGTCGCCACCACGGGCACCCGGCCCCCGGCCCCGGCCGGATCCGCGCCGCTGGGCGGCGACCCGCGCAAGGACCCGATCTACTTCGTGCTCACCGCCCGCTTCAACGACGGCGACAGCGCGAACAACCGGGGCGGCAGCCAGGACGTGAAGTCCGGGAACGCCGCCAACAACGACCCGATGTTCCGCGGGGACTTCAAGGGGCTGGTCGAGAAGCTGGACTACGTCAAGGCCCTCGGTTTCTCCGCGATCTGGATCACCCCGGTCGTGCTGAACCGCTCCGACTACGACTACCACGGCTATCACGGCTACGACTTCTACAAGGTCGACCCCCGCCTGGAATCGGCGGGCGCCTCCTACCAGGACCTGATCAACGCCGCCCACGCCAAGGGCGTCAAGATCTACCAGGACGTGGTCTACAACCACAGCGCCCGCTGGGGGGCCAAGGGCCTGTTCACCCCCACCGTCTTCGGCGTGCGCGACGCGCAGTGGTCCTGGTACTACGACGAGAAGCAGGCCGGCTTTGAGTACGACGGCCTCACCGTCGACCCCAAGAGCGGAAAGTCCTACTACAACGGCGACTTGTGGTCGACGGCAGAGCCGGCCGGGAACACCTGCGTCAACTGGGGTGCGGCCACGCAGTACAAGAGCGCCGAGGGCTACACCATCTACAACTGCCAGTGGCCCAACCCCACCTCGGGCATGTTCCCCAAGGCCCTGTTCCACCAGTGCTGGATCGGCAACTGGGAGGGTGAGGACGCCCGTTCCTGCTGGATCCACGAAGACCTCGCGGACTTCAACACCGAGAACACGGCCGTCCAGAACTACCTCATAGGCGCCTACAACAAGTACATCGACATGGGCGTCGACGGCTTCCGGGTCGATACGGCCGTGCACATCCCCCGCGTCACCTGGAACCGGCGCTTCCTGCCGGCCATCCAGCAGCGCGTGGCCCAGCAGTTCGGCGCGCAGAAGGCCCAGGACTTCTACGTGTTCGGCGAGGTCGGCTCCTTCGTCAACGACAAGTGGAACCGCGGCTCGGCCAACCAGTCCGCCCAGTACTACACCTGGAAGGAGTCCGCGACGTACAGCGCGGACGACGCCACCGCCGCCGTCCAGCAGTACACGACCGACAACGACCCGGCCAAGCAGCCGACCAGCACCAACGCCTTCCTGAACGGCAACCTCTACCACGCACCCGATCACAGCAAGTTCTCCGGCATGAACGTCATCGACATGCGCATGCACATGAACTTCGGCGACGCCAACAACGCCTTCCAGAACGGCAAGGACTCCGACGACAGCTACAACGACGCCACCTACAACGTCGTCTACGTCGACAGCCACGACTTCGGCCCCGGCAAATCCTCCACCCGTTACGCGGGAGGCACCGAGGCCTGGGCCGAGAACATGGCCCTGATGTGGACCTTCCGCGGCATCCCGACCCTGTACTACGGCTCCGAGACCGAGTTCCAGGCCGGCAAGCAGATCGACTGCGGCCCGACCTGCCCGCTCGCCGGCACCGGCCGCGCCTACTACGGGGACAAGATCGCGGGATCGGTCACCGCCTCCGGCTTCTCGAAGGTGGCCACCGCCACCGGGCCGGTCGCCGCCACCCTCGAATCCCCGCTGGTCAAACACCTCCAGCGGCTGAACGAGATCCGCCGCGCCGTGCCCGCGCTCCAGATGGGCCAGTACTCCACCGAGGGGGTCTCGGGGGGCATGGCCTTCAAGCGCCGCTACACCGACACCGCCACCGGAGTGGACAGCTTCGCGCTGGTGGCCGTCACGGGCGCCGCCACGTACACGGGCGTACCCAACGGCACGTACAAGGACGCGGTCACCGGCGACGTGAAGGCCGTCACCGGCGGCACCCTGTCCGTCCCCGCCCCCGGAAAGGGCAACCTGCGGGTCTACGTGCTCGACCTGGGCGGCAGCAACGCCGCCCCCGGCAAGGTGGGCGCCACCGGCCCCTACCTCAAGTAG
- a CDS encoding response regulator, with product MIRIVITDDEDVIRAGLRTILAVPDEIEVVGEASTGSEALEAVAEHSPDVVVLDLAMPDGPDGAETARLLREGHPGLGILNLTTIADEEQVARVWRAGADGYLLKTASAAEMREAVHSAAGHRAVLSPDVISTVMSRFATHHHPAPTPEVKARLRDLSQGELRCVVALADGLGNREIAERLGLAEGTVKTHLSRALHKCGLANRTQLALLANDQREFLAGLLR from the coding sequence GTGATCCGTATCGTGATCACCGATGACGAGGATGTCATCCGCGCGGGACTGAGAACCATCCTCGCCGTCCCGGACGAGATCGAGGTCGTGGGCGAGGCGAGCACGGGCTCCGAGGCCCTGGAGGCCGTCGCGGAACACTCCCCCGACGTCGTCGTACTGGACCTGGCCATGCCCGACGGCCCGGACGGCGCCGAGACCGCCCGGCTGCTCCGCGAGGGGCACCCGGGCCTCGGCATCCTCAACCTGACGACGATCGCGGACGAGGAGCAGGTGGCCCGGGTCTGGCGGGCCGGCGCCGACGGCTACCTGCTGAAGACCGCCTCGGCCGCGGAGATGCGCGAAGCCGTGCACAGCGCGGCCGGACACCGCGCCGTGCTCAGCCCCGACGTGATCTCCACCGTCATGAGCCGGTTCGCCACCCACCACCATCCGGCGCCGACGCCGGAGGTCAAGGCCCGCCTTCGCGACCTCTCCCAGGGCGAACTGCGCTGTGTGGTCGCGCTCGCCGACGGACTCGGCAACCGGGAGATCGCCGAGCGGCTCGGCCTTGCGGAGGGCACGGTCAAGACCCATCTCTCCCGTGCCCTGCACAAGTGCGGCCTCGCCAACCGCACGCAGCTCGCTCTCCTCGCCAACGACCAGCGCGAGTTCCTGGCCGGTCTCCTGCGCTGA
- a CDS encoding alpha-ketoglutarate-dependent dioxygenase AlkB, whose translation MHALQGSLFDQGDEIRLGPLVGARRTELGAGAWVDHLPGWLAGADALFERLAADVPWHAERRQMYEREVAVPRLLAHYGEADPLPHPALAEARDVLSRHYAPELGESFVTAGLCLYRDGRDSVAWHGDRTGRSATEDTMVAILSVGDPRDLVLRPRDGGPTLLRLPLGHGDLVVMGGSCQRTMEHAIPKTARPVGPRISVQFRPRGVR comes from the coding sequence ATGCACGCACTCCAGGGCTCGCTCTTCGACCAGGGCGACGAGATCCGGCTCGGCCCGCTGGTGGGTGCCCGGCGCACCGAGCTGGGCGCCGGGGCATGGGTGGATCACCTGCCGGGCTGGCTGGCGGGCGCCGACGCGCTGTTCGAGCGGCTCGCGGCCGACGTTCCGTGGCACGCCGAGCGGCGGCAGATGTACGAGCGGGAGGTGGCGGTCCCGCGCCTGCTGGCCCACTACGGCGAGGCCGACCCGCTGCCGCATCCCGCCCTCGCCGAGGCCCGGGACGTACTGAGCCGCCACTACGCGCCCGAGCTGGGCGAATCCTTCGTCACGGCGGGCCTGTGCCTCTACCGTGACGGCCGCGACAGCGTCGCCTGGCACGGCGACCGCACCGGCCGCTCCGCCACCGAGGACACGATGGTCGCGATCCTCTCGGTGGGTGACCCCCGCGACCTGGTCCTGCGCCCCCGCGACGGCGGCCCCACCCTGCTCCGCCTGCCCCTGGGCCACGGTGACCTGGTGGTGATGGGCGGCTCCTGCCAGCGCACGATGGAACACGCCATCCCCAAGACGGCCCGCCCGGTGGGCCCCCGGATCAGCGTCCAGTTCCGCCCGCGCGGGGTCCGCTGA
- a CDS encoding YkvA family protein — protein MDATTVWLIVAAVVAAGLAVTAAVLLVRVFAARRLLRDAGIPLRDKALFWAAVAYTISPVDLIPDPVYLDDIGILLLALRSLHAAASTARPPKELDAA, from the coding sequence ATGGACGCGACGACCGTCTGGCTCATCGTGGCGGCGGTGGTGGCGGCCGGCCTGGCGGTCACCGCAGCCGTACTGCTCGTACGGGTCTTCGCGGCCCGCCGGCTCCTGCGCGACGCGGGCATCCCCCTGCGCGACAAGGCCCTGTTCTGGGCCGCCGTGGCGTACACGATCTCCCCCGTGGACCTGATCCCGGACCCGGTCTACCTGGACGACATCGGCATCCTGCTGCTGGCCCTGCGCTCGCTCCACGCGGCGGCCTCCACGGCCCGTCCGCCCAAGGAACTCGACGCGGCGTAG
- a CDS encoding MarR family winged helix-turn-helix transcriptional regulator, producing the protein MAETKWLDDREMRAWEGFLAASALVNRRLDQQLKDDSGLSHPQYEILVRLARAPEGELRMTELANGLVNSKSGLTYQVTQMEKAGLVRRRTCPSDVRGIYAVLTEAGRARLTEAAPGHVSTVREVLVDVLTPEQLDTLADGLGEVSRRLRTQGA; encoded by the coding sequence ATGGCTGAGACGAAATGGCTGGACGACCGCGAAATGCGGGCCTGGGAGGGATTCCTGGCCGCTTCCGCCCTGGTCAACCGCCGCCTCGACCAGCAGCTCAAGGACGACTCCGGGCTCTCCCACCCGCAGTACGAGATCCTCGTACGGCTCGCCAGGGCGCCGGAGGGCGAACTGCGGATGACGGAACTGGCCAACGGGCTCGTCAACTCCAAGAGCGGCCTGACCTACCAGGTCACCCAGATGGAGAAGGCGGGCCTCGTGCGCCGCCGCACCTGCCCCTCCGACGTCCGGGGGATTTACGCCGTCCTCACCGAGGCGGGCCGCGCCCGCCTGACGGAGGCCGCGCCGGGGCACGTGAGCACGGTCCGGGAGGTACTGGTGGACGTCCTCACCCCCGAACAGCTCGACACCCTCGCCGACGGGCTCGGCGAGGTCAGCCGCCGGCTCCGGACACAGGGCGCCTGA
- a CDS encoding DoxX family protein gives MTSPSATTPKPRTGEPAAIPATPAGAPAPSTPAHDVGLLLLRVVLGLTMAAHGAQKLFGWFGGGGISGTGQFFTASGYPAGDAMAVLAGLTETLGGLGLVLGLLTPLAGAALVGTMINAIAVHGAGSFFAPQGIEYELLLTAGAAALALTGPGRYAADRFLPVLRGHRLAHGALAVGLGVVTAGALLLVRN, from the coding sequence ATGACCAGCCCCTCCGCGACCACGCCCAAGCCGCGGACCGGCGAGCCGGCCGCGATCCCCGCCACCCCTGCCGGCGCCCCGGCCCCGTCCACCCCCGCCCACGACGTCGGCCTGCTCCTCCTGCGCGTGGTCCTCGGCCTGACCATGGCCGCCCACGGCGCCCAGAAGCTCTTCGGCTGGTTCGGCGGCGGCGGCATCAGCGGCACCGGCCAGTTCTTCACCGCCAGCGGCTACCCGGCGGGCGACGCCATGGCCGTCCTCGCCGGACTCACCGAGACCCTCGGCGGACTCGGCCTCGTCCTCGGGCTGCTCACCCCGCTGGCGGGCGCCGCACTGGTCGGCACCATGATCAACGCCATCGCCGTGCACGGCGCCGGCTCCTTCTTCGCCCCGCAGGGCATCGAGTACGAGCTCCTGCTCACCGCCGGCGCCGCCGCCCTCGCGCTCACCGGCCCCGGCCGGTACGCCGCCGACCGCTTCCTGCCCGTCCTGCGCGGCCACCGCCTCGCCCACGGAGCCCTCGCGGTCGGCCTCGGCGTCGTGACCGCGGGCGCGCTGCTCCTCGTACGGAACTGA
- a CDS encoding glycoside hydrolase family 15 protein — protein sequence MTQPIEDYALIGDLMTSGLVGRDGSIDWLCLPRFDSAACFAALLGDEENGHWRIAPAAAPDSARCARRAYVDGTLILESFWETEDGASFKVIDFMPQRDTAPDLMRIVEGLTGESTVSSTLRLRFDYGHVVPWVRRGGNREGDRVAVAGPDAAWLRSEPSVHTWGEGMSTRSEFTVAPGERVAFVLTWHPSHEPRPEPLDPYAALEQSLADWREWTGRCTYEGPYREAVVRSLITLKALTYAPTGGIAAAATTSLPEELGGVRNWDYRYCWLRDSTLTLGSLVATGYLDEARAWREWLLRAVAGDPADLQIMYGIGGERRIPESELPWLKGYAGSAPVRVGNAAVDQLQLDVYGEVLDSLYVARSAGLPAEWHSWKIQLALLDFLEQNWHRPDEGLWEVRGPRRHFTHSKVMAWVAADRAVRTLELNPKIPGDVHRWRAMREAVHRDVCENAYDAERRTFTQYYGSRELDAATLLIPRVGFLPPDDPRVIGTVDAVREELGRSGLVRRYSTEGLSVDGLPGDEGAFLACSFWLTDALYLTGREEEARELFERLLAVRNDVGLLAEEYDPVSGRQLGNFPQAFSHVGLVNTALTLSGASPAVVAG from the coding sequence ATGACACAACCCATCGAAGACTACGCACTCATCGGCGACCTGATGACCAGTGGGCTGGTCGGCCGCGACGGGTCCATCGACTGGCTGTGCCTGCCGCGCTTCGACTCGGCCGCCTGTTTCGCCGCCCTCCTCGGCGACGAGGAGAACGGCCACTGGCGCATCGCCCCGGCCGCCGCCCCCGATTCCGCGCGCTGCGCCCGCCGCGCCTACGTGGACGGCACGCTCATCCTGGAATCCTTCTGGGAGACCGAGGACGGCGCCTCGTTCAAGGTCATCGACTTCATGCCGCAGCGCGACACCGCACCCGACCTGATGCGGATCGTCGAAGGCCTCACCGGCGAATCGACCGTGAGCAGCACCCTGCGCCTGCGCTTCGACTACGGGCACGTCGTGCCCTGGGTCCGGCGCGGCGGCAACCGCGAGGGCGACCGGGTCGCCGTCGCCGGACCCGACGCCGCGTGGCTGCGCAGCGAACCTTCCGTGCACACGTGGGGCGAGGGCATGAGCACCCGCTCCGAGTTCACCGTCGCCCCCGGCGAGCGCGTCGCCTTCGTGCTCACCTGGCACCCCTCGCACGAACCGCGCCCCGAGCCCCTGGACCCGTACGCCGCCCTGGAACAGAGCCTCGCCGACTGGCGGGAGTGGACCGGCCGGTGCACCTACGAGGGCCCCTACCGGGAAGCGGTCGTCCGCTCCCTGATCACCCTCAAGGCCCTCACCTACGCCCCGACCGGCGGAATCGCCGCGGCCGCGACCACCTCCCTGCCGGAGGAGCTCGGCGGCGTCCGCAACTGGGACTACCGCTACTGCTGGCTGCGCGACTCCACCCTCACCCTCGGCTCGCTGGTGGCCACCGGGTACCTCGACGAGGCCCGCGCCTGGCGGGAGTGGCTGCTGCGGGCCGTCGCGGGCGACCCGGCCGACCTGCAGATCATGTACGGGATCGGCGGTGAGCGCCGCATCCCGGAGAGCGAGCTGCCCTGGCTGAAGGGGTACGCGGGCTCCGCGCCGGTCCGGGTCGGCAACGCGGCCGTCGACCAGCTGCAGCTCGACGTGTACGGAGAGGTCCTCGACTCCCTCTACGTGGCCCGCTCCGCCGGCCTCCCCGCCGAGTGGCACTCCTGGAAGATCCAGCTCGCGCTCCTGGACTTCCTGGAACAGAACTGGCACCGCCCCGACGAGGGTCTGTGGGAAGTGCGCGGCCCGCGCCGCCACTTCACGCACTCCAAGGTGATGGCGTGGGTGGCCGCCGACCGGGCCGTGCGCACCCTGGAGCTCAACCCCAAGATCCCCGGCGACGTGCACCGCTGGCGCGCCATGAGGGAGGCGGTGCACCGCGACGTCTGCGAGAACGCCTACGACGCGGAGCGGCGCACCTTCACCCAGTACTACGGCTCCCGCGAACTGGACGCCGCCACCCTCCTCATCCCGCGCGTCGGCTTCCTGCCCCCGGACGACCCCCGCGTCATCGGCACGGTCGACGCGGTGCGCGAGGAACTGGGCCGCAGCGGCCTGGTCCGCCGCTACAGCACCGAGGGGCTCTCGGTGGACGGCCTGCCCGGCGACGAAGGAGCGTTCCTCGCCTGTTCGTTCTGGCTGACCGACGCCCTGTACCTGACCGGCCGGGAGGAGGAGGCGCGCGAACTCTTCGAGCGGCTGCTGGCCGTACGCAACGACGTGGGACTACTCGCCGAGGAGTACGACCCCGTCTCGGGGCGCCAACTCGGCAACTTCCCGCAGGCGTTCAGCCACGTCGGCCTGGTGAACACCGCCCTCACCCTGAGCGGCGCGAGCCCGGCGGTCGTGGCGGGGTGA
- a CDS encoding ABC transporter ATP-binding protein, whose translation MDLSGVSVRYGSAKQPVTVLDAVDLRVRAGEFVVLVGPSGCGKTTLLRVIAGFARPASGTALVRGSAPRPGRGAGVVFQQPRLFPWRTVGGNLGFALARHGVPRSRRPGRIAELLDRVGLPGMGGRRTWELSGGQQQRVALARALAAEPELLLMDEPFAALDALTRERLQEEVRSLAGRLGTTVLFVTHSVEEAVLLGSRVLVMAAGPGGGRVVEDLPVPLPRDPATDVAGLRASPEFARLRGRLARALRPD comes from the coding sequence GTGGACCTCTCCGGGGTGTCGGTGCGCTACGGATCCGCGAAGCAGCCCGTGACGGTGCTCGACGCGGTGGACCTACGGGTCCGCGCGGGCGAGTTCGTCGTCCTCGTCGGCCCCTCCGGCTGCGGCAAGACCACCCTGCTGCGGGTGATCGCCGGCTTCGCCCGCCCGGCTTCGGGCACCGCCCTGGTCCGGGGCTCCGCCCCGCGCCCCGGGCGGGGTGCGGGGGTGGTGTTCCAGCAGCCGAGGCTGTTCCCGTGGCGGACCGTCGGCGGGAACCTCGGCTTCGCGCTGGCCCGCCACGGGGTGCCGCGGTCGCGCCGGCCCGGCCGGATCGCCGAGCTGCTGGACCGGGTGGGTCTGCCCGGCATGGGCGGCCGCCGCACCTGGGAGCTGTCCGGCGGCCAGCAGCAGCGGGTGGCGCTGGCCCGCGCCCTGGCGGCGGAGCCCGAACTGCTGCTGATGGACGAGCCGTTCGCCGCTCTGGACGCGCTGACCAGGGAGCGCCTCCAGGAGGAGGTCCGCTCCCTGGCCGGGCGGCTCGGCACGACGGTGCTGTTCGTGACGCACTCCGTGGAGGAGGCGGTGCTCCTGGGATCCCGCGTCCTGGTGATGGCGGCGGGGCCCGGCGGCGGCCGGGTGGTGGAGGACCTCCCGGTGCCGCTCCCCCGCGACCCGGCCACGGACGTCGCGGGGTTGCGCGCCTCCCCCGAGTTCGCGCGGCTGCGCGGCCGCCTGGCCCGGGCGCTGCGCCCGGACTGA